The following DNA comes from Gemmatimonadaceae bacterium.
CCTCTCCCTGAAATCCGAGGTATCCAATGCGCCGGCCTGTTTTAAGATCAGGCACTACCTTGTCATTGAACCAGCGTCTTATGGATGGATAGTATGACTCATGATTATCGAGCCAATTTGAGAGCGTCATCAACGCATCGCTACCGCGATGAGCATCGCTTGAACCAATGCGCTTGATGTGCACGGACGATGTCGGAAATAGATCCAGCATATTCTCTTCCCGAATGCGTTCGCCTAATTACTTGCCCTGTTGGACAAGTTTTGGTCTGGACTTCCATTTCGCAAAGAACTTGGACAACTGCAGATCTTGATCGTTGTATGGATCCTTCTTCTTTGATACGGACCGCGCGGGATTTTTCCTCTCTTTCTTCGCTTCCTCAGACATTCGAAAGAACTGAAGGCGCGCTAAGATTTCCCCGTCTCTCAAATTCACATCTACATCATGACCACGCACTTCAAACACCAGCGGAGTTCCAAGCTGACCGTCCTCTCTGTCTTGCCCAAAGAATGGATGAGCGAATCCAGCGTAATGAATTCTCATTTCGCCGATCTCTTCATCGATCGCCCTCGCGTATACAGCAATTCCAGCCGGGAGACGAAGCCTCTCTTTTGATCGAAGTATATAAAAACTGCCCTTCTGAATTTTCAGTCTTCGTTGTTGGTTAGCGCCGACAAGTTCCCACCACTTACCCGGGTTGAGCTCACCGTTCCCTCCCGACCACAATCGGATTGGCGCACCAAACCTATTCGGAGACGTCGCTCGAAAGCCGCAGCCGGGAACGCCGACTATGTCGACTGGGGCCAAGTTAACACTCAGATGGTGGTCCTTGGCTAACTGTGTCAAACACGTTCGAGAAATCTCGTGACCTTTTAACTCACAATCGGCAGGATCTCCATAAAAAAGCCTCAACTGATTTAATGCTATGCCGGCCTTAACTACGACCGGGAAGGTAATGGGCGTTACCTCCACAAACATGCTCGTAGACCCTTCCCCAAGTTCCTCTGGATCAAAGCCTTCGTATCGCCTAGTTCCATCAACTATGAGGCGAACCAAAACATCAAGCCTTCCGATTGAGCTCTTAGCCGTCGCCCGACCCCAAATAGACTTTGTGCATTTCGCTTCGATGGATTCTTTGAGTCGAAACAGATAGGTTCTCCGCGGACGCAATAAGAAATGGCCGTTTTGGTCAGCGACTAGTGGGTTCAGTAGTCGATCGCTAGTAATCTGCCCGAAATAGTCACTTCCGAAGGGCTTGACGGAGCCGCCCTTCAGCTCAAAGGCATCGCTCGACAAGTGTAAATCCAGTGCCGAATGATCAAATCCGCCGCTACTAGCATGTTTGATGAATCCGGCTTTATGGACTGCCTTAAGTTGCCGTTTTGAGAGAACGCCAGGTACCCAGGAATCCCAAACCTCAGGCACTCAACCCTCCTCTGTTTCGGTCGCTAAAGGACCTAGAGAAATTCGGGCAGGTGCGAGGTTTACGCCTTGCCCGAACATAAGCCGAAGTGCTGCTGTTTTCAACTCCCATGAGCGTGCTCATGTTTTGTAGTTCGAATCGAACGTGATTCCGAGAACAGAAATTCATCGAATTCACTGATGAGCTTGTTCTTTTTTGGCGGGATTCATGGCGCGGGAAAATCCACCCTTTGCGAAGCGCTAAAGGGTCCGCTAGACGCCGTTCATCTGAGGGCAAGCGACCTGATAGGCTATGTCGCGGAGCCAGGTGACCTCATGCGTAAAGCCGTCGTGGATGTCGGCGCGAACCAAGAACTAGCGCTGTCTGCGCTGACGCCGTACTTGACTTCCTCGCTGACGATTTTGCTTGACGGCCACTATTGTCTAGTTCGCAGAGATGCGAGCATCGTCAATGTACCACTGGACGTGTTCACAAGTATACGGCCATTGGGACTAGTGTTGGTGGAGGCGCCAACCTTCCTAGTTAAGCAACGTCTCGAGCGGCGAGAAGGTAGCTCTGAATACCAAATTGAGTTTCTCACACGTCTTACCCAGGTGGAGCGACAGCAGGCTGAATTCGTAAGCTCGTCTCTAAATGTGCCGCTCAAGATTTGGCGACATGGAATGCGAAAAAGCAGCGTCCTGACGTTCGCTCGACGTCTATTGGTAAATGCGTGACGCTCGCTCGACGTCCACTAGCCTTTGGCGCGAGTTCAAACTGGCTCCTTGAGCGCAGCGTCACGTTGATTCTTGCGCTTCGCTAATACTGCCAAATTTCCGCTGCCTGTTAGCAAGCAACGGAGACTCTCGATCGCACTCCCGCACTGAGCCAACGAGCGCTAGCTGGCACACCCGCGCCTAGCAAGTGAGGCCATGCGTTTGGTCCGGCGTCGTTCTTAGGCGCGCCGTACGACAAGGCTCGAATTACGAGAGTGCCGCCTGCATACCGATTAAAACAGCTCCGCATGTCGGGCATTCAACCTTCTCGTACAACCTAATCGCCTCCAGAATCGCGCCGCATCCTTTGCAACGAGGATTGCGAACTCGATACTGAGCAACGGCTATTCCAACGATAAGCGCGAGTAAAGGCCCGAGCGGAAACTCGCCACCTGCTCCACGTTTGCGCGACATTAGTCGCCTCCATTTCTTGTTGGCACGACAAAGCTACGCGAACATGCCCCTTCATTTTGGACTTATTCCAGAATACACAGTTACCCGCACTCACTAAACCCGCACACATGACACTTCACACACCCCTCCGCATACTCCAACTGCGACCCGCAGTCCGGACACGTTCCCATAAACCCGCCATTGTCCGTCACCGCGTCGAAGCCCAGCTGCCCCTGCGCCCCGCCTAACGTCGCATCCCCGCTCGCCGCCGGCGCCACTCGTACCGACGAGCCTGTGATCTGCTCCCTCGCCGGCACCCCGCCCTGCTTCGCCCCGCCCTCGCCCAACAGCTCCTGCTGAACCCCCTGCTTCTCCCGCCACCACTGCTCGATCGCAATACCAATCGCGTCGGGAACAGAGAGCACCTTGTTAGGCCCGAGCCCGATCGGCCGGTCCGATGCGATGCCCCGGAGCTGCTTGTGCACTTCCATGAGCGGAATCCCGCTCCGTAAGGCCAAACTCAGCAACCGCCCCATCGCCTCTACGTCCGCCATCGCCGCGCCGCCGGCCTTGCCCAACGTGATGAACACCTCGAACGGCTGCCCGCGATCGTCCTCCGTGATCGTCACGTACATCGTGCCCAACGGAGTCTCCATCCGCCGCGTCGTCCCCCTCAACGTATCGGGCCGAGCGCGCTTGGCCCGCCGTTGGGCATTCTCGGCTTCGCTCTCGTAGAGCATCTTCTTGAGCCGCCCGATCTCCGCCTCCGACTCGGCGAGCCGACCGGCGAGCTCGGCCACCTCGCGCTTGGTGTCCGGTTGGGCGGTGACGCCCGGCACCGACGCGACTGCCCCGCTCTCCCGCGCGGCCTTGGCCCCATCGGTGGCGCCGGTGCTCAGCACCTGGTTGTCGCGCGACCCGTCGCGATACACGGTCACACCCTTGCACTTGAGCTCGTACGCGAGCTCGTAAATCGTCCTCACGTCGTCCTGCGTAGCGGTGTGCGCGAAATTTGTTGTCTTCGAGATTGCCGAGTCGCAGTGCTCCTGGAAGGCGGCCTGCATGCGGATGTGCATGTCGGCCGCGATCTGGTTGGCGGTCACGAACACGCGCTGCCACTTCTCCGGCACCTCGGGGAACTTGATGTGGCCTTCCTTGGCGATCCGCTCCATGAGCGCGTCGCTGTACCAGCCCTCGCGCTTGGCGATCGCGACGAAGTCGTCGTTCACGTCGGGCATCATGACGCCGGCCTGATTGCGCATGAACGCCACGGCGAAGAGCGGCTCGAGCCCGCTCGAGCAGCCGGCGATGATCGAGATGGTGCCGGTGGGCGCGATGGTGGTGACGTTGCAATTGCGCAAAAGCTGCATGGGCCTAATGCGCTTGCCGCTCGCGTCGCGCGCGCACGTCTCCTCGGGACCCCAGATGCTCTTGGCCCACTCGGGGAACGCGCCGCGCTCGTTGGCCAGCCGCTCGCTCTCGCGCTTGGCCTCCACGTCCAGGAACCGCATCACCTTGCGGCCCATCTCCACGCCGTCGGGCGAGTCGTACGGAATGCCTAACCTAACGAGCATGTCGGCGAAGCCCATGATGCCAAGGCCGATCCGGCGGATGCGCTTGGACAGGGCGTCGATCTCGGGCAGCGGATACTTGTTGACGTCGATGATGTTGTCGAGGAAGTGCGTGGCGAGCTGGATGTCGCGGCGGAACGCGTCCCAATCGACGCCGCTCCCCTTCACATAGTAGCCGACGTTGATGCTGCCGAGGTTGCACACGTCGTACGCGAGCAGGGGCTGCTCGCCGCAGTTCGCCGTGACGAGGCCGTTCACCACAATCGAATGGGTCTGGTGCTCGGTGGTGCAGTACACGTCGGCGGTGCCGGCAGGCTCGATGGACACAATGCGCGTGACGAACCGCTCCCGATTGGACCGGCGCTCCTTGCCCGCGAGCCATCGCTCGGCTTTCTGCTGCTTGGCCACGGACAGGAAGCCGATGGTGCGGACGAACCGGTCGCGGTTCTCCTTGTCGAGCACGAGGTCGTACTGCGGCGCGCAGGCGTAGCGGGTCTGGCCGCCTTTGCCGTTGGGCATGAGCTTGTCCTGGGCTTCGCGGCGCAGGTACAGCTTGGAGACGATCCCGAAGTTGAGCAGCAGGCGCTGCACGTCTTCCAAGAGCGGCTTGTTGCTGGCGGCGAGGCGAACGGAGCACGTTTTCCGGGCCACCGAGATGTTCACGGTGCCGTCGGCGGTGAACAGGCCCTGCAGGAAACCGATCACGGCTTCGCGCGGAGCGCGCCAGATTGTTTCGGGCACGCGCTTCACTTGGCCCGGCACGGCCAGGCCGAGCGAGCTGCGGGTGTACGGCAGCTCGTCGCAGGGCCAGCCGTCGGTCATCGCGAAGCCGATCATCTGGCCGAGCTCGCGGGACCAGGTGGACGGCAGGTGGGCTTCGCCGCGTTCGACGCGGGCGCGGAACTTGTCCGTGGGCTCGAACGCGGGCAGCGCGTAGTTGGTGCTCCAGGCGCCCTCGCCGGACTGCAAGAGGATGTCGTCGCCCGGCTTCAGATCCTTGAGCTCCGCCAGTCCGTTAGGCGTGAAGAACTTGTGGTTGTCGGTCGCGGTTACGGTGTAGCCGTGCGCGGTGACGAGCGCGAATACGGGCGCGTTCTGGCGCGTGCGGAAAACGGGCACCGCGTGGCGGAGCGTGGTGCCGCGGCGGGTTTGCACGGCGACGCCGCCCTCGAGCGCCGAGCGGATGGCCGGCACACGGTCGTCGGTGACCACGCGGATCTCGGTGAGCTCGCGCTCGAGCTCCTCCATGGTGAGGAGGCCGCGGTCGGTGGCGAGGCGGGTCGATCCGACCACGCACGGATTGGTCGCCTCGTACTGGCCTAACGACGGGACGGGGTTGTAGCGGTTGGCCTCGTCGATGAAGAACACGCCGGGCTCGCCGGTGCGCCAGGCGCCCTCGATCATCTTGTTCCACACCATGCGCGCGTCGAGCCGCTCCACGGACTTGCCGGTGCCGGGGTCGATGAGATCGTACTTGGACCCGGTCTGCACGGCGCGCATGAACTGCGTGGTGACGGCCACCGAAATGTTGAAGTTGACCACCTGCGTGAGGTCTTCCTTGCAGGTGATGAACTCCATGATGTCGGGATGGTCGACGCGCAGAATGCCC
Coding sequences within:
- a CDS encoding 2'-deoxycytidine 5'-triphosphate deaminase; the encoded protein is MPEVWDSWVPGVLSKRQLKAVHKAGFIKHASSGGFDHSALDLHLSSDAFELKGGSVKPFGSDYFGQITSDRLLNPLVADQNGHFLLRPRRTYLFRLKESIEAKCTKSIWGRATAKSSIGRLDVLVRLIVDGTRRYEGFDPEELGEGSTSMFVEVTPITFPVVVKAGIALNQLRLFYGDPADCELKGHEISRTCLTQLAKDHHLSVNLAPVDIVGVPGCGFRATSPNRFGAPIRLWSGGNGELNPGKWWELVGANQQRRLKIQKGSFYILRSKERLRLPAGIAVYARAIDEEIGEMRIHYAGFAHPFFGQDREDGQLGTPLVFEVRGHDVDVNLRDGEILARLQFFRMSEEAKKERKNPARSVSKKKDPYNDQDLQLSKFFAKWKSRPKLVQQGK
- a CDS encoding ATP-binding protein gives rise to the protein MSLFFFGGIHGAGKSTLCEALKGPLDAVHLRASDLIGYVAEPGDLMRKAVVDVGANQELALSALTPYLTSSLTILLDGHYCLVRRDASIVNVPLDVFTSIRPLGLVLVEAPTFLVKQRLERREGSSEYQIEFLTRLTQVERQQAEFVSSSLNVPLKIWRHGMRKSSVLTFARRLLVNA
- a CDS encoding LAGLIDADG family homing endonuclease, which produces MALPSKASPPATPVSLSKNARIVLEKRYLVKDETGKPTERPEDLFWRVATVVAEADRRYGASDGAVDTVAEEFYRLMTERRFVPNSPTLMNAGRPLGQLSACFVLPIEDALSNGHDGIYDTLRSMALIHQSGGGCIAGDARVWTTFCGVEPIEVLFNRATVDGRAGERQGSGVAYDVRDLGIRTLSMDPGTGKTGLRPVTHVWKFDVPAESQIVVRTREGAEVQTSDWHPFMVLRGTQLVEVRADALEAGDVILGPERPETFWPWQEERTVGGLTIDPDIAWLTGFTLGDGSFGYVPALRQHRLRWFSGTTDVLERVQSIVAKHGIRISIQRDPRGNGLVLATLTQDFVHAMQQACALTRRGPKDAIIRVPEHIGKAPLPVVRAFVAGLLDSDGCVDPDGSPSYTTASEEMAQDLAALMSLLGYQPTVRRKEPHGRGKLPTYTVLLCPLPQVDELAADLAPYLANVQRKERLHSDATKQTSLALDIDSWRDALRSYGLVNERGHKGAGPCADQFNRWSCNVGGRVNRRDLAHIAQVLQSHDAPLAAMLKRAARGGQEVTEVTRADTPKPYYDLSVDEWNTYAAGRDGMVMIHNTGFGFSRLRPKGSMVRSTTGVASGPVSFMKLYDASTDAVKQGGTRRGANMGILRVDHPDIMEFITCKEDLTQVVNFNISVAVTTQFMRAVQTGSKYDLIDPGTGKSVERLDARMVWNKMIEGAWRTGEPGVFFIDEANRYNPVPSLGQYEATNPCVVGSTRLATDRGLLTMEELERELTEIRVVTDDRVPAIRSALEGGVAVQTRRGTTLRHAVPVFRTRQNAPVFALVTAHGYTVTATDNHKFFTPNGLAELKDLKPGDDILLQSGEGAWSTNYALPAFEPTDKFRARVERGEAHLPSTWSRELGQMIGFAMTDGWPCDELPYTRSSLGLAVPGQVKRVPETIWRAPREAVIGFLQGLFTADGTVNISVARKTCSVRLAASNKPLLEDVQRLLLNFGIVSKLYLRREAQDKLMPNGKGGQTRYACAPQYDLVLDKENRDRFVRTIGFLSVAKQQKAERWLAGKERRSNRERFVTRIVSIEPAGTADVYCTTEHQTHSIVVNGLVTANCGEQPLLAYDVCNLGSINVGYYVKGSGVDWDAFRRDIQLATHFLDNIIDVNKYPLPEIDALSKRIRRIGLGIMGFADMLVRLGIPYDSPDGVEMGRKVMRFLDVEAKRESERLANERGAFPEWAKSIWGPEETCARDASGKRIRPMQLLRNCNVTTIAPTGTISIIAGCSSGLEPLFAVAFMRNQAGVMMPDVNDDFVAIAKREGWYSDALMERIAKEGHIKFPEVPEKWQRVFVTANQIAADMHIRMQAAFQEHCDSAISKTTNFAHTATQDDVRTIYELAYELKCKGVTVYRDGSRDNQVLSTGATDGAKAARESGAVASVPGVTAQPDTKREVAELAGRLAESEAEIGRLKKMLYESEAENAQRRAKRARPDTLRGTTRRMETPLGTMYVTITEDDRGQPFEVFITLGKAGGAAMADVEAMGRLLSLALRSGIPLMEVHKQLRGIASDRPIGLGPNKVLSVPDAIGIAIEQWWREKQGVQQELLGEGGAKQGGVPAREQITGSSVRVAPAASGDATLGGAQGQLGFDAVTDNGGFMGTCPDCGSQLEYAEGCVKCHVCGFSECG